Genomic window (Argopecten irradians isolate NY chromosome 13, Ai_NY, whole genome shotgun sequence):
ttttttgtgttaattagacatatatgtacacgattaaacaccaattattgttcaaatgatgaatatcatttatgctctgtcggcggtggagcatctttaataaccAGTATTTATATATGGTATTGATCTAATTACGGAATTGTGTTCATCACAAAATTCCAcctgtaaaatatgtttgtataccatatttgacctaATAAGCACTTGAAGTccttgaaaaattgaaataaataaggGGTCGCTTAATAGAACCATATTTGGACAAAGCCTTTCACAAAGTTATTGCACAAAGCCAGCAATACATCATTTAGCAATAGAAATCATCAAAAAAAccatagctttcatattttctgtctgcatttaattcatgtctgcatttaattcaaagtaagtaAAATTGAACCCTAAAAAATgaggaggggcgcttatagagATGGGGAGGCTTATTGAATCGAATACGGTATTTCACTATTGTGTTATGTGACGTGGAGAAATTTTCATTGACTGGAAAATCATTATGATGTTGAGAAAATATCAGTAAAATGACATCAGGATTTCGAGGatggcgggacaaaatggccgTCTCCGCTGGATtttcacaatatattttgacctgatattctttgaaatgtaggttgttgtagttgtgTGATGAAAAGTAATTTAAagttgtgttcatttcatatgagattttatgaaactcgatCATCTCAGAGTTTTTATATTTGCTTGCCAAGACtcccaaaaataaaaaaaacttcttagacttgTTTTATGATTAAAGTCTCGCATGAAATGAAcgctcatgtaagatcctaaaCCCAACTCTCATCCTTGACAAATATCATACATCAGGTTGTAGTTTGTACAAATGATAAACGATTTAATTTCTATACTACACAATCAATTCGTAGTTTGTACAAAATGATTCAATTTCTATACAAATTGATAATTGTTAACATAATGGAATGTAGAAAATATTGCACAttgaaaattatacattttgtaataaaaaataaaataaaatttatggtCTCACACGAACTCCATCAATAAACACCTAAGTTCAttaaagagttacctcccctgacagcaGTATGGACAGTCGGTGTCTCCATGTGACAGTGGAACTCACACCAGCTTTACAGCGCTACCTCACTGAGGCATATACTACAGTCTTATTAAGTGTTCATGGCTTGTCCAGTGTGCCGTATATAGAGGCTCTTGCATGAGTGActttgtgatatgaaatttatcaaacaagttcaataatttgatatgccacgagcctttaaatgagtggcatatcaaattaatcaacaagtttgataaatttcacatcacatagtcacgagtgtaagattctatttatcacataacttttattattttattttgtctctatataaaacagtatttgtctctatataaaacagtagaagtccggctcggatgtgacgtttccgtctactgagacaatcatgcaacatcatatataaattttaacatgaaaacctaaatgtgacgtcatagaAGTGTTATCACACAAGtgtcttatgatatttatgacatggccgtatatATGACATGACTGGACGGCCCAGTCAtatgataaacaaataatttttaattgtttaattgtttCATGGCCAGCCAGGGATATTCCAGGAAGTTCCCGGCCTGCCCTAgaatattttaagataaattgGAGTCCTTATTAGCGACCTTTGCCGTTAACATCCTCTCTCTATCCATCTCTCTTTCCTTCTGTTCCTCCCTCTGCAGCTCTTCCTTTTGTTTCTGCTGTTGTAATTTCAAAGCtcttttctaaaataaaatgaGATAAAGATTAggcatttttttcattcatttctgAAGTTTGAAGACCcaaaaatttataaatcaattattattaattttgttaatttccgTTAATTGGATGTTTCATGGTGTCATCCTAATTACTAAAAAGTACATAATTGATTATCACTTCgtctagaacgaatatacgtacccggcctactatacctttcagccgggtacgaattggtccctatgtgtcgtagtggagcactgcctccgaaaatcactcgggcacagttttctatacttttttgtaggtttccaactattttatgcgtatacatgcatttacatattatttttgtccaaaacaaacataactaccattcttaatatctaccgtaccgctcacaagacgtcagattcacaatttgtggacttgctgtataaattcccttcagaaagaccttcatatatattatgtaaaaaaataatgcctcgatgaaaatttgatattttatgtagtCCAGTTTTATTCTCTAGTATTTAaaagatatcaaacaagtacaatTAAATGCaaagaaacgttttataatggtttgcataatcattacttttcTCCATTAGCAGTagtaggcaccaattgtagctttaatgacgacaccattttctgtctaaaagtcttttgagctacaatattgcagctacacTTAGTCAAGCAGCAAATCAGCGAAATGAACCTACATTGTTAACAAAAGATACACACACCGAGGAATctcatgtttgttataacttCATCTTATAGAGAGCTAATTAATAAACCatacatattctgtatttgcaattacagagttatctgcccttgcgcctaggtattgattgtgacgtcatgtgtttggaaGCGTAATGTCATagttttcggagaaaacaacgtaaaatgtgctcacaaaataatgacgtaacaatcaatacctacctgcaagggagctaactctgtaatatgcaaagacggaataaatgTTCTGTCGTTATTTTTGTTATTagtaaacttttaatttttgtttgggAAATATAGCATGCCTTTAAGGGAGATGAGACCTAACACTGAGTGAGACAGGGTGAATCACCACCCTATATTATTTCTTTTGCGTAACATGAAGATTTTTATCTTGAGAAATTTTGTACAAACCTTTAGTTTAAAAGATCGCTCTGACAGCATCTGCATTTCCTTCCGGAGATTATTCAGTTTTGTATAGTACTTCTTAGCCTGGGTCATCTGTAAATAGAAATTCAATCTAAACATTCTTTCTACTCATCAGGTCAATTAGGCCCTGGTCATGACACCAGACTTAGGCATTATGACAAATAGATGTCTGGTGAAGGGCCAGAGCGCACTATTATATCAAAAAGTGGAATGAATGCAAAATGTTAAGTACAAACattgatttaaatataaaatacctGGCAACTTTGTTTACAGCACTCATGGATTGAATGCAAAATGTTAAGCAAGCTAAACATTCAGCATACTTTAGCGAGTTGTTTTGACGGCTATAGTAACAAGGATAGAATTTTCGCAATTTCAAATTCTTTGCGATATCAAATTTTCActtcaaattttcgcgatttagCTATAAGtggtatatataatttggctaaaacgccaatccacGAAAATATCAACCCCTTGAAAAATGGGCTATATGTAAATGTAGGGGGCACAGATTTCAGGATGAATCAAATCATGCTTACAGTTTCTACAAGTTCGTCCATCGCCTTACATTCCGAGAATTTTGTGTTTTCCTGTTGTATGGTTTCTATGAGGATTCCCTGGTTCTGACTGTAACAATAAGTAACTGACTGTGATCAATCTAATTAAAGTAcagttcaatagaggatctgacaacatcccatgaaaggtcatgttcagatgacctttataccacttGTACTTCAGATTAAATGCATTTTCTTCGCCTTGCTATATCAATTGAAAATGCTATTCTGTCCCAGTGCACATATACATATAGCTTTATTGTCCTCTTTGCACAAGATGACTaggtacacgaaaataattctgaaaacTTTTTCAATCAATTTTGCCTGCAGTCACGATTCTGGCAGCTGCAATCTGATTGGCCATTgctaaaggtcatctggacgtgacccctaatgggatgttgtcggatcctcttatcaaacataGTGAaaataaggatttgtatttttatcagaACAAGTGCTAATAATTACCTTatcacaaataaacaaaatatgcatACATTTACATTGATATTTTACTCATTTACTCAGTTATCTATTTATTTTGGAATGTAATGCAATAATATCATCTATCATCGATTAGATATTTTGACAATGCTTAATTAGTTTATATACCATATTCTGGGCAACATGTACAACAGACAGATAGattgatagatagatagatagagagagagagagagagagagagagagagagagagagagagagagagagagagagaggggaaGAAGAGTGTATATAACATCAACAGATCACATGTTCTTTACAATCCTTGAGACATGTTTTGTGTGAAGTATAACCAAAATGAGACTTTGTGCCATCCAGTACAGTCGACACTTAAAATACTATCACAATCATAACTCATGATGTTAATGCTGACAAGCGAATGTAAATATTCTGAGTTATCTTACAGGATTTCGTTGAGTGAGGATTTGGCTTTTTGTAGATTGGGGAGGTAGTGGCCAAGTGTTCCCACTGTCAATTGTTCAATGATGGCCGGATCTatgtcatcatcttcatctgtaaaatatgtttttattatacgtcaaattaaaatacacagacatttctggttattttaaacttcaaaatttaacaaaagaaaacaaattaatcaatacttcagaaattttataaaatatttgtgtgtatctatatatagctatttcAAATGTACCAAATTATGTGAGTAAATATTCAATCTAATTGAAATTAAACTTGTGATTCTGCTTCGCTACAATGTTCTACAATACATTCCAATACAAGGTCTAACAAGTTCTTcttcggggtcacctcagcatgaccctgGTCTAGAATTGGAACACCTCGGGATGTATTGTTAGCCTTTTATACTTCCGAGAGAATTAACCACACCGAAGATTCTGTAGGCCTGGCGCTGATTGGTTAACcacaggggtcatgctgaggtgaccccgaagAAGGAGTTGTTAGATATTGTATTGGAGCTGAGCATATCGTAGAACATCGAAGTGATGCGGAATTataagtctaattttaattatattggtacataattatgtatatagaggatcttacatgagtggctatgtgatatgaaatttatcagacaagtttaataatttgatacaCAACAAGCTTTTAAATTTCTTATCACATAgacacgagtgtaagattctatttatcagataacttttattaatagaaatatacgTAAAACTTTAGATTatgtctctatataaaacagtagaaaacAGGCTCcgatgtgacgtttccgtctactaaGACattcatgcgacgtcatatatatattatagactacctgtgacgtcacaatagtgttattacacatgtgtcttaagatatttatgacatggccgtaagACATAGCTGGACgtgccagttatgtgataaaagtatATTAACCATATCTTAAATTGTTAGAGTGTGTGGTATCATTTTGAAAAGATGATATTGGGTATGTCTCTGGGACATACGTTGATAACTAAAAACATTTGTATTGGGTGGAATCCTAGAGTACATGCACAGTAGAGTTGTGTAATATTTAGGAATACTGAATAAATTGAACTGTTAGTAGACTTACTGAAACAAACTGGCTAATGACCACTAAAATGTCATAATGAACCATTCCCGTGCTTGAATTTGAAGAGTTAAAATGTGTCTTCAGTGGTGAATGAGTTTAGTAAAGATATGCTTACCTTCATCTTCTTTATTGATGTCGTCATTGTTTGTATCGTCTTTATTTTCAACAATGTTCGCAACATCTTTATCTTGTTGATTTCCATCTTCGGACAAATTTgggattacctccccttcttGACTTTCTTCTCCGCTCATGGATAGGCCTATGAAGATTAACTATAATTTCAGtatcatttgaacatttatcaatttaatgattttgaaatggaCACTTTTTCTACGTCAGATGCGTGTACAGAtagctatacatgtatttatacaaaaatacataaaagtTGGATAAAAGtcttctgatatatatatacttgtcaaCTAAATTCAAATTTCTCAGGGTGGAGAAAGTGTGTGAACAACATTTCTTAACTGAATCAAGCATCAGGTTtgatacaaattttgttttctcaTATTTTTTCGCCCTTTCAAATTGATACATTTTGACATCACTTCATTTAACTTTTTTATCAAGTCAAAGCAGCTTTGTATCCCAGATATTTAATTGTGCAAGGGACACTGAATTTATTTCGTTAGTAATCTTTTTATCCCCTTGTGCTGTGTTTGTGCGTATTTGCGTCAATGTGATCGTATCTGCATTGATACCAGATTATAGGATTAATTGTAAGATATTGAAAAGGTTTTCCTGTAAGAGCTATGTGAGGAGAAAATGCGGATTCGAACTGAGcgggacctccaaacactagttGAATGCTCAAccaactgagctacctggtcaccaatgatcgaACCAGTCCAATCTGGCTACATTCCTTCCTCCATTTTTTCCAAGTCTTCGCCATCAAAGACTTAATTACGAGACCCTTATAACACCACCATGGATattttagttgggcgccaagtttttaacaggcctagagagaagaaaatgtagcagccagaaaaggattcgaacccgggacctctgAACACCAGTCGAATTAATGCTCTACCATTGAGGTACCTGGTCGATGATCGACCAAATTTAATACTGCTACCTTCCTAAAGATTTCAATAAAATCCTGGTTCAAGTGAATTGATGGTGGTATTTTATATTGCAACTGAAACctgtttacataattattagAATTTCAGAGACTTGTGAAGACTACTTGCTCTTTTTCCCCTGTATACATTGAAAATTTTCAGATACTTGTTTCTGTACGACATTACTGTTACATTAAAAAATCCTCAAAATCCAGATGAATGTCAGACCACAGGAGTTTGAAGTTGTGtcaataatataatttttacattgctacttatatattattgacagaacgtcaaactcctgtggtcaGACCTAACTAGAACCGAAAAATGAAAGTATAAATTGTGGTCACCATGTGTTATTTATTGCAATGTTGTGAAAACAAATAGCCTACAATTGTATGATAAAGTGACATGATGTAGTTATGTGATTAGTTTTGTTGATACCGCCTGTACAAACATCATGATGTTGTTTACCTTGCGTCAAAACTTCCCCTCCTACCCGGTCAGTGAAGGATGGTTAGGGAATGGGAGTAACGTCCCTTTGTTACTTTTACTTTACCTTATTACCAGTAGGTCGTCTGcaaaatattacacaaatatattctatttttgcATTTCTgatatattgttattgttttttaagTCATATATAATGTAACGTTTCAAATATTTGGTTAATAACGCGAACAAAATCATATAAAAGAGGTAAAATCATTCGAAGTCACTTGTGAAAGGGGTAGACTTCATGAAGCGACATCTACATCCGATCAAATATGGCGACAGAAAACATATTTGGAACCGGCGAGTTATGGAGAAATGGACCGGCACCTGGTTCCTTATATCAATTTCCCGGTAATACGTCATCTCAAACGAGCTCACAACTTGGGCCAGCAAAACGTACTATGTAAGTTTATCAAAGATTATGTTGTCGACAAACAAAACTTCACAAGTTCGAGTTGACTGTTGTGCTGAATCACGACCCCCCCCTCAATGAAAAATGTATTGCGTACGGAGAAAAGAATATCTACTAGCGATGTGTGCCAGTTCTTCTTTAGTCGTAAATTCCTCCTGCATATGAGCACCTCCTGGGATGGAGTCAAAACAGTTGATGCGAGAATCTTCCACCACTCAAGCCAGTCTCGTGCTTTAGTACTGTACAGTAAggtaaataattatatatataagcataagtatatacacacacatacagtgaaacctcgatgtatcgaagttcaagggaccgtcagaaaaacttcgaaacatcgagacttcaaattattcgtggttgaaattagaccgatgtttttttttaccatgaccaactgtggtagttgtgtacatgtcgtctccgttccgtaaactttataatcattgtatttaccacaagcaaaacaaaataaaaacgaagtatgcaattaatcacatgtattgctatcgttagcaatacatacatatattataaacaagacttacgtgtactaggcctaacccatgtacaagtgttcgtttggtgactatttaagcgatggttaatatatattacggaatgaatataaaaacgaaaacacgttgtaaaaacgaaactaaaaaggaggaaccgaaagcgctacaacacctacaaaatacttcgatttagaatgatcgatttgctccagtatttatgccaaagttgtgcaatgtaacagttttgagtatgagttactaataatgtgattcgctatttaccgttctgtaaattctacaaaccgctaccaatggcggcggcgaacattaaaaacgactaactgtatctttgctaatgatttaataacgcagcttgtaaaaacaatgcACCGGGTATCGGTCTGATTTGTGTTAGGGTAGGAATGCCAACGGTGGGTTATGCAAGCACAAGGTATTGAGCATAACAAGCGGAAATCTATATAGGCACAGTTCATACGCATCAAACAGTTCATAACACAAAGTGCAGGCAAATATTACCAATGCAGTATGGAAATTGGTGGGAACCGtctaatccctattgagattcctcctcgaTACTCTTTCATATAAGGAAgtttgatagatgtctctcgttGGAATCCCTACTGGAGCCTTTTAAACTTTATTCTGGAAAATCAAGTCAGGTTGACCTACCTCTTGTAAGGGTCTAGCAGGTATATGCGgtatagtcctgcatttgagtaacagcCCTCTATTTGAGGGATAAATTTGTTACTCAAATGaaggattctgtgaaatgaaaatggttaaaattgttttaaaaatttgtatcaaaaaaGGGCTTCATAATTTTCAGATAGCCATATATAACTAATTGAAaactttctgtttttgtttatgAACTATTGATTTCTGTTATCTCAATTTGTAATAATGTGACAATTTAGGTGCTCTTTATAGACTACAGTGCATATATGGGCATCAGGGAAATttagtgcaaatgtcatggttgattgacttttacctgtgttctatttttagtcCAATAGTAAGCAATAgaggtgattttgtttgtgacttAATTATAAgcttttacaaacatttagataatgaaatttgtttccatttgagtAATAATGTGGCAAGTTGTATTAGTGATGATGCcatataaaaattatgatgCCCTTTTTGATGACAATGTTTCAATCAACTTtatcatttttaggtcatctgaccctatagtcatcatgtttcgtcgtcgtcgtcgccgtccgccgtccgtccgcgtgcgttaacttttcacattttgaacttcttctcaagttctaccggtgcgatttgactgaaacttgcatgaaatgatcctgacatggtcccgacaaagtgttgttatttttcgggtcgatccgaaatccaagatggccgccacagccgccatcttgaaaacacattttgaacttcttctcaagttctaccggtgcgatttgactgaaacttgcatgaaatgatcctgacatggtcccgacaaagtgttgttatttttcgggtcgatccgaaatccaagatggccgccacagccgccatcttgaaaacacattttgaacttcttctcaagttctaccggtgcgatttggctgaaacttgcatgaaatgatcctgacatggtcccgacaaagtgttgttatttttccggtcgatccgaaatccaagatggccgccacagtcgccatcttgaaaacacattttgaacttcttctcaagttctaccagtgcgatttggctaaaaattgcatgaaatgatcctgacatggtcccgacaaagtgttgttatttttcgggtcaatccgaaatccaagatggccgccacagccgccatcttgaaaacacattttgaacttcttctcaagttctaccggtgcgatttgactgaaacttgcatgaaatgatcctgacatggtcccgacaaagtgttgttatttttcgggtcgttttgaatttttgaacttcttctcaagttctaccggtgcgatttgactgaaacttgcatgaaatgatcctgacatggtcccgacaaagtgttgttatttttcgggtcgatccgaaatccaagatggccgccacagccgccatcttgaaaacacattttgaacttcttctcaagttctaccggtgcgatttgactgaaacttgcatgaaatgatcctgacatggtcccgacaaagtgttgttatttttcgggtcgatccgaaatccaagatggccgccacagccgccatcttgaaaacacattttgaactacttctcaagttctaccggtgcgatttggcgaatgaaacttgcatgaaatgatcctgacatggtcccgacaaagtgttgttatttttccggtcgatccgaaatccaagatggccgccacagtcgccatcttgaaaacacattttgaacttcttctcaagttctaccggtgcgatttggctaaaaattgcatgaaatgatcctgacatggtcccgacaaagtgttgttatttttcgggtcgatccgaaatccaagatggccgccacagccgccatcttgaaaacacattttgaacttcttctcaagttctaccggtgcgatttgactgaaacttgcatgaaatgatcctgacatggtcccgacaaagtgttgttatttttcgggtcgatccgaaatccaagatggccgccacagccgccatcttgaaaacacattttgaacttcttctcaagttctaccggtgcgatttggctgaaacttgcatgaaatgatcctgacatgggccagacaaagtattgttacatctctggttgatcacaaatcgaagatggctaccatgacactatatctaattaatttcctatatgttaaggcccttgggcctcttgtttgaaataaaatttgttgaaagaaattgaaaatgatcctgacatggtcctgacaaagtgacaccatatataattaattttactattgccaaggtagtcagatgaccgttaaggccctttgggcctcttgttatttttcaggtgtTCTGTGACACACCTGTTTATAACCttcaaaatacagtaaaatagtGTCACAACTTGGATATATGACATTTCGGTACGGACAAAAGCCCCCCggactagctgcaatattgtagctcaaaagacttttagacagaaaatggtgtcgtctttagagctacaattggtgcctattactgctaatggagcaaagtaatgattatgcaaaccattataaaacgtttgtttgcattttttcgTACTTGGTTGATATCGCCAatctactaggcaataaaactgaaccacataaaatatcaaattctcatcgaggcattattttttttacataatacatgtggaggtctttctgaagggtatttatacggcaagtccacaaattgtgaatttgacttCTTGTGAGCGGTaaggtagatattaagaatggtagttatgtttgttttggacaaaaacaatatgtaaatgcatgtatacccattaaataattggaaacctacaaaaaagaatagaaaattgtgcccaagtgattttcggaggcagtgctccactacgacacatagggaccaattcgtacccggccgaaaggtatagtaggccgggtacgtatctTCGTTCTACCCCCGGACATaagcccctaggacaaaagTCCCctggacaaaagcccctccatACTAATGAAAAagaggacaaaagccccttcagttttaggtcatctgtccggtcaggatgacctatagccttcatgcttcgtccgtcgttgtgcgccgtccgtaaacttttcacatttcaatcttcttctcaagtttgaccagtgggattgagctgagacttacctgaaatgatcctaagatggtcccgacaaagtgttcttatttttcgggtcgatccgaaatccaagatggccgctacagccgccatcttgaaaacacattttgaacttcttctcaagttctaccggtgggatttggctgaaacttgcatgaaatgatcctgacatggtcccgacaaagtgttcttatttttcaggttgaatcgaaatccaagatggccgccacagccgccatcttgaaaacacattttgaacttcttctcaagttctaccagtgcgatttggctgaaacttgcatgaaatgatcctgacatggtcccgacaaagtgctcttatttttcgggtcgatccgaaatcaaagatggccgccacagcctacatcttgaaaacacattttgaacttcttctcaagttctaccggtgcaatttggttaaaacttgcatgaaacgatcctgacatggtcctgacaaagtgttgttattttgcgGGTTTatataaaatccaagatggccaccacagccgccatcttgaaaacacattttgaacttcttctcaagatctgccggtgcgatttagctgaaacttgcttgaaatgttcctgacatggtcctgacaaagtgttcttatttttcaggttgaatcgaaatccaagatggccgccacagccgccatcttgaaaacacattttgaacttcttctcaagttctaccagtgcgatttggctgaaacttgcatgaaatgatcctgacatggtcccgacaaagtgctcttatttttcgggtcgatccgaaatcaaagatggccgccacagcctacatcttgaaaacacattttgaacttcttctcaagttctaccggtgcaatttggttaaaacttgcatgaaacgatcctgacatggtcctgacaaagtgttgttattttgcgGGTTTatataaaatccaagatggccaccacagccgccatcttgaaaacacattttgaacttcttctcaagatctgccggtgcgatttagctgaaacttgcttgaaatgttcctgacatggtcctgacaaagtgttgttacatctctggttgatcccaaatcgaagatggctaccattacacgatatctaattaatttcctatatgattattgccaaggtaatcagatgaccgttaaggcccttgggcctcttgtcatttcacagaatcctgcatttgcaTAACAAAATTGTCCCTCAAATACAGGGTAATCCTGCATATACGGGAGTGTCCCCAATCTGTCCATTACAGAAATAACCCAACTGCATAGGTTCCCATACTGGCACACATCGCTAGTGGAGatatttttctatgaaaacgcacatatattatttagtgacatgtattgaaaacaaagaacTATCTCATTTTGTAAATCTTGTTCGATCGCTACtttgagcagccattttgaaagtcccTCCACTGTCATGTAACcattatagtctgtttcaataaaatttattaccTGTATAACCTTATTCCATTCAATGTAATAGACATcatcatattaaaacatcattaatttaAGTTAAATACTGTTTGTATAATATTATGATCATGAGCTGTACATTT
Coding sequences:
- the LOC138305890 gene encoding biogenesis of lysosome-related organelles complex 1 subunit 6-like, which encodes MSGEESQEGEVIPNLSEDGNQQDKDVANIVENKDDTNNDDINKEDEDEDDDIDPAIIEQLTVGTLGHYLPNLQKAKSSLNEILQNQGILIETIQQENTKFSECKAMDELVETMTQAKKYYTKLNNLRKEMQMLSERSFKLKKRALKLQQQKQKEELQREEQKEREMDRERMLTAKVANKDSNLS